A part of Ictalurus furcatus strain D&B chromosome 8, Billie_1.0, whole genome shotgun sequence genomic DNA contains:
- the fgl1 gene encoding fibrinogen-like protein 1 isoform X1: MMATRHYFVIWIVFCFDLVDSSSDQCHQERDRLQAQLRSMEARAVKQQLMIQSFLNLNQQPPLPLNESIFFDLGDKQYTDCAQIFNNGYKKSGFYTIKPEKSPAQIRVYCDMKDGGGWTVFQRRSDGNESFDRDWNDYKTGFGDIKSANGEFWLGNDNLHYLTSQGNYSLRIDLEDFEGSHRFAMYKKFQVDSEQNHYQLQFDGYRGNAGDSLSGSYNPEVQDWASHQGMKFSTKDKDNDRYERNCALEDMSGWWFNRCHSANLNGLYYKGPYSAVTDNGIVWYTWHGWWYSLKTVEMKIRPSAFETNEV; the protein is encoded by the exons ATGATGGCAACAAgacattattttgtaatttggattgttttctgttttgacCTGGTTGATTCT tCCTCTGATCAATGCCaccaggagagagacagacttcAGGCACAGTTGAGAAGTATGGAGGCTCGTGCTGTTAAGCAGCAGTTGATGATCCAGAGCTTTCTGAACCTCAATCAGCAACCTCCACTTCCTCTAAATGAGAGCATCTTTTTTGACCTGGGAGACAAACAATATACAG actGTGCTCAGATTTTCAATAATGGCTACAAGAAGAGTGGATTTTACACGATTAAACCTGAAAAGAGCCCAGCTCAGATCAGAGTGTACTGTGATATGAAAGATGGAGGCGGGTGGACAGTTTTCCAAAGACGCTCTGATGGTAACGAGTCTTTTGACAG GGATTGGAACGATTACAAAACTGGTTTTGGTGATATCAAATCTGCAAATGGAGAGTTCTGGTTAGGGAATGACAACTTACATTATCTGACATCCCAAG GTAATTACAGCTTGAGAATCGACTTGGAAGACTTTGAGGGCAGCCACCGTTTTGCCATGTACAAAAAGTTCCAAGTAGACAGTGAACAG AATCATTACCAGCTGCAGTTTGATGGATACAGAGGGAATGCAGGAGACTCGCTCTCAGGAAGCTACAACCCTGAGGTGCAGGATTGGGCAAGTCACCAGGGCATGAAATTCAGCACAAAAGATAAGGACAATGATCGCTATGAGCGCAACTGTGCTCTGGAAGATATGTCTGGCTGGTGGTTTAACAG GTGTCACTCTGCCAATCTGAATGGACTTTACTATAAAGGACCGTACAGTGCAGTGACTGACAACGGGATAGTGTGGTACACCTGGCATGGCTGGTGGTACTCTCTCAAAACAGTGGAAATGAAGATCAGGCCAAGTGCCTTTGAAACTAATGAAGTCTAA
- the fgl1 gene encoding fibrinogen-like protein 1 isoform X2, with product MEARAVKQQLMIQSFLNLNQQPPLPLNESIFFDLGDKQYTDCAQIFNNGYKKSGFYTIKPEKSPAQIRVYCDMKDGGGWTVFQRRSDGNESFDRDWNDYKTGFGDIKSANGEFWLGNDNLHYLTSQGNYSLRIDLEDFEGSHRFAMYKKFQVDSEQNHYQLQFDGYRGNAGDSLSGSYNPEVQDWASHQGMKFSTKDKDNDRYERNCALEDMSGWWFNRCHSANLNGLYYKGPYSAVTDNGIVWYTWHGWWYSLKTVEMKIRPSAFETNEV from the exons ATGGAGGCTCGTGCTGTTAAGCAGCAGTTGATGATCCAGAGCTTTCTGAACCTCAATCAGCAACCTCCACTTCCTCTAAATGAGAGCATCTTTTTTGACCTGGGAGACAAACAATATACAG actGTGCTCAGATTTTCAATAATGGCTACAAGAAGAGTGGATTTTACACGATTAAACCTGAAAAGAGCCCAGCTCAGATCAGAGTGTACTGTGATATGAAAGATGGAGGCGGGTGGACAGTTTTCCAAAGACGCTCTGATGGTAACGAGTCTTTTGACAG GGATTGGAACGATTACAAAACTGGTTTTGGTGATATCAAATCTGCAAATGGAGAGTTCTGGTTAGGGAATGACAACTTACATTATCTGACATCCCAAG GTAATTACAGCTTGAGAATCGACTTGGAAGACTTTGAGGGCAGCCACCGTTTTGCCATGTACAAAAAGTTCCAAGTAGACAGTGAACAG AATCATTACCAGCTGCAGTTTGATGGATACAGAGGGAATGCAGGAGACTCGCTCTCAGGAAGCTACAACCCTGAGGTGCAGGATTGGGCAAGTCACCAGGGCATGAAATTCAGCACAAAAGATAAGGACAATGATCGCTATGAGCGCAACTGTGCTCTGGAAGATATGTCTGGCTGGTGGTTTAACAG GTGTCACTCTGCCAATCTGAATGGACTTTACTATAAAGGACCGTACAGTGCAGTGACTGACAACGGGATAGTGTGGTACACCTGGCATGGCTGGTGGTACTCTCTCAAAACAGTGGAAATGAAGATCAGGCCAAGTGCCTTTGAAACTAATGAAGTCTAA